One window of Populus nigra chromosome 5, ddPopNigr1.1, whole genome shotgun sequence genomic DNA carries:
- the LOC133694077 gene encoding serine/threonine-protein kinase CTR1-like isoform X2, which yields MPHRTTYFFPRQFPERSGIHASSSKQALHHEKKKVSKDAFNIGNDRRKSSSKDQYSKSSFPVGKNISKTTTIITTIPTTITTPLSDLFTSSDDEKYHPKTKQFGEDDKYKRKKKQLAAFFDWLSEKKVEKSTSHVKLQRLSTEEDRHLLVTPEPEPEPEPVLPVPQIIKERDVDRKVSLPRLSSGSSYSGSLFSGITTLYGNFTTDIKVDTSMTVHLPTIKQDVAEGKEDQEKKENLALKTKESYYLQLNLAKRLSAQAGIASELVLLQEGVPEASDAQTVSYRLWVSGCLSYSDKISDGFYNILGMNPYLWVMCNEDEEVSKLPPLKSLKEIEPSETSLEVVLVDRRGDSRLKELEDKAQELYCASENTLVLVEQLGKLVAIYMGGTFSGEQGDLHKRWKVVSRRLRDFHNCIVLPIGSLSMGLCRHRAILFKKLADYIGLPCRIARGCKYCVADHQSSCLVKIQDDRLFSREYVVDLVGQPGNVHGPDSTINGGFLSSMPSPFQIPHLNESQQPYMDDATYEILDSKHSCTFPENPPCSGNKEEEKLIEDDGWFQNLKVSTYVSVDQVYPGNESSLMPLDLKRNAEAPATAGRSIHECSTLKAEPIIMQQTYKKEMVVFGNSVINSVVKQTKVNLSSQSGMEEVESRVDNQGIPSSVTIPRYLNLEPSLAMDWLEISWEELHIKERVGAGSFGTVHRAEWHGSDVAVKVLTVQDFHDDQLREFLREVAIMKRVRHPNVVLFMGAVTKRLQLSIVTEYLPRGSLYRLIHRPAAGEVLDQRRRLRMALDVAKGINYLHCLNPPIVHWDLKSPNLLVDKNWTVKVCDFGLSRFKANTFISSKSVAGTVENFTVQHQSACNSLAFIFSLSGWLQNSFVESLPMRSLMCTVLELSYGSL from the exons ATGCCTCATCGTACCACTTACTTCTTCCCTAGGCAATTTCCTGAAAGGTCCGGGATCCatgcatcatcatcaaaacaagCATTACATCACGAGAAGAAGAAAGTCAGTAAAGATGCTTTTAACATCGGAAATGACCGCCGAAAGTCTTCATCAAAAGATCAGTACTCCAAATCTTCCTTTCCAGTTggcaaaaatatatcaaaaacaacaacaattattACTACTATTCCAACTACAATAACAACACCTTTATCCGATCTCTTCACGAGCAGTGATGACGAAAAGTACCATCCGAAGACCAAACAATTCGGTGAGGATGACAAGTATAaacgaaagaaaaaacaacttgcCGCTTTTTTCGACTGGTTGTCCGAGAAAAAAGTTGAGAAATCTACTAGTCACGTGAAGTTGCAAAGATTATCAACTGAGGAGGATCGTCACCTGTTAGTTACACCGGAGCCGGAACCAGAACCAGAACCTGTTCTTCCAGTTCCGCAGATAATTAAAGAGAGAGatgttgaccggaaagtgtcgCTGCCAAGATTATCGAGTGGGAGTAGTTATTCTGGTAGCTTGTTCTCGGGGATTACTACACTTTATGGAAACTTTACTACTGATATTAAGGTCGACACGTCGATGACGGTGCATTTGCCGACTATAAAGCAGGATGTGGCGGAGGGAAAGGAGGACCAGGAGAAGAAGGAAAACTTGGCGCTGAAGACGAAAGAGAGTTACTATTTGCAGCTTAATTTGGCTAAAAGACTGAGCGCTCAAGCTGGTATTGCTAGTGAGCTTGTGCTTCTGCAGGAAGGCGTCCCTGAGGCCTCCGATGCACAAACCGTTTCGTATCGCCTCTGG GTGAGTGGATGCTTGTCGTACAGTGACAAGATATCGGATGGATTTTATAACATCTTGGGAATGAATCCATATCTGTGGGTGATGTGCAATGAAGATGAGGAAGTAAGCAAGCTGCCTCCTTTAAAGTCGCTCAAAGAAATTGAACCAAGTGAGACATCATTGGAGGTGGTCCTTGTTGATAGACGTGGTGACTCGCGTCTTAAGGAGCTGGAGGATAAAGCACAAGAACTATATTGTGCTTCAGAGAATACATTGGTGTTGGTGGAGCAACTGGGCAAACTTGTCGCTATTTACATGGG GGGAACTTTCTCGGGGGAGCAAGGGGATCTCCACAAGCGCTGGAAAGTGGTTAGCAGGAGATTGAGGGACTTCCACAATTGTATTGTGCTCCCCATTGGTAGCCTATCCATGGGACTCTGTAGACATCGCGCGATTCTattcaag AAATTGGCAGACTATATAGGTTTACCATGCCGGATAGCTCGAGGTTGCAAGTACTGTGTAGCGGATCACCAGTCTTCTTGCCTCGTCAAAATCCAGGATGACAGGCTGTTTTCAAG GGAATATGTAGTTGATCTAGTTGGGCAGCCAGGAAATGTCCATGGTCCAGATTCCACAATTAATGGAGGATTTCTTTCTTCAATGCCCTCACCATTTCAAATTCCACATCTAAATGAATCCCAACAACCTTACATGGATGATGCAACTTATGAGATTCTAGACTCGAAGCATTCATGTACTTTTCCTGAAAATCCTCCATGTTcag GCaacaaggaagaagagaaaCTGATAGAGGATGATGGTTGGTTTCAAAATCTGAAAGTCTCCACTTATGTGTCAGTGGATCAAGTGTACCCTGGGAATGAATCATCCCTGATGCCTTTGGATTTGAAAAGGAATGCTGAAGCCCCTGCAACTGCTGGACGATCTATACATGAATGTTCTACACTTAAAGCAGAACCAATTATTATGCAACAAACTTACAAGAAAGAGATGGTTGTGTTTGGAAATTCAGTTATAAACAGTGTTGTCAAGCAAACTAAAGTAAACCTATCTAGTCAGTCTGGTATGGAGGAAGTTGAGAGTAGAGTAGACAATCAAGGTATACCTTCTTCTGTGACCATCCCAAGATATTTGAATCTTGAACCTTCACTTGCCATGGATTGGCTTGAGATCTCATGGGAAGAATTACATATCAAGGAGCGTGTTGGTGCTG GCTCATTTGGTACGGTGCATCGCGCTGAATGGCATGGATCG GATGTTGCTGTCAAGGTTCTAACTGTTCAAGATTTTCATGATGATCAGTTGAGGGAGTTCTTAAGAGAG GTGGCAATAATGAAACGAGTTCGCCATCCGAATGTGGTTCTCTTCATGGGTGCTGTCACAAAGCGTCTTCAACTATCAATCGTGACAGAATATCTGCCAAG GGGCAGTCTATACCGCCTCATACACAGGCCAGCTGCAGGTGAAGTGCTGGATCAAAGGAGGCGGTTACGTATGGCACTGGATGTG GCCAAGGGGATCAATTATCTTCACTGTCTTAACCCTCCAATTGTTCACTGGGACCTTAAGTCTCCAAATTTGTTGGTTGATAAAAACTGGACGGTTAAG GTGTGTGATTTTGGGTTGTCTAGATTCAAAGCAAACACTTTTATATCATCAAAATCAGTGGCTGGAACA
- the LOC133694077 gene encoding uncharacterized protein LOC133694077 isoform X3, producing MPHRTTYFFPRQFPERSGIHASSSKQALHHEKKKVSKDAFNIGNDRRKSSSKDQYSKSSFPVGKNISKTTTIITTIPTTITTPLSDLFTSSDDEKYHPKTKQFGEDDKYKRKKKQLAAFFDWLSEKKVEKSTSHVKLQRLSTEEDRHLLVTPEPEPEPEPVLPVPQIIKERDVDRKVSLPRLSSGSSYSGSLFSGITTLYGNFTTDIKVDTSMTVHLPTIKQDVAEGKEDQEKKENLALKTKESYYLQLNLAKRLSAQAGIASELVLLQEGVPEASDAQTVSYRLWVSGCLSYSDKISDGFYNILGMNPYLWVMCNEDEEVSKLPPLKSLKEIEPSETSLEVVLVDRRGDSRLKELEDKAQELYCASENTLVLVEQLGKLVAIYMGGTFSGEQGDLHKRWKVVSRRLRDFHNCIVLPIGSLSMGLCRHRAILFKKLADYIGLPCRIARGCKYCVADHQSSCLVKIQDDRLFSREYVVDLVGQPGNVHGPDSTINGGFLSSMPSPFQIPHLNESQQPYMDDATYEILDSKHSCTFPENPPCSGNKEEEKLIEDDGWFQNLKVSTYVSVDQVYPGNESSLMPLDLKRNAEAPATAGRSIHECSTLKAEPIIMQQTYKKEMVVFGNSVINSVVKQTKVNLSSQSGMEEVESRVDNQGIPSSVTIPRYLNLEPSLAMDWLEISWEELHIKERVGAGSFGTVHRAEWHGSDVAVKVLTVQDFHDDQLREFLREFLLGGNNETSSPSECGSLHGCCHKASSTINRDRISAKGQSIPPHTQASCR from the exons ATGCCTCATCGTACCACTTACTTCTTCCCTAGGCAATTTCCTGAAAGGTCCGGGATCCatgcatcatcatcaaaacaagCATTACATCACGAGAAGAAGAAAGTCAGTAAAGATGCTTTTAACATCGGAAATGACCGCCGAAAGTCTTCATCAAAAGATCAGTACTCCAAATCTTCCTTTCCAGTTggcaaaaatatatcaaaaacaacaacaattattACTACTATTCCAACTACAATAACAACACCTTTATCCGATCTCTTCACGAGCAGTGATGACGAAAAGTACCATCCGAAGACCAAACAATTCGGTGAGGATGACAAGTATAaacgaaagaaaaaacaacttgcCGCTTTTTTCGACTGGTTGTCCGAGAAAAAAGTTGAGAAATCTACTAGTCACGTGAAGTTGCAAAGATTATCAACTGAGGAGGATCGTCACCTGTTAGTTACACCGGAGCCGGAACCAGAACCAGAACCTGTTCTTCCAGTTCCGCAGATAATTAAAGAGAGAGatgttgaccggaaagtgtcgCTGCCAAGATTATCGAGTGGGAGTAGTTATTCTGGTAGCTTGTTCTCGGGGATTACTACACTTTATGGAAACTTTACTACTGATATTAAGGTCGACACGTCGATGACGGTGCATTTGCCGACTATAAAGCAGGATGTGGCGGAGGGAAAGGAGGACCAGGAGAAGAAGGAAAACTTGGCGCTGAAGACGAAAGAGAGTTACTATTTGCAGCTTAATTTGGCTAAAAGACTGAGCGCTCAAGCTGGTATTGCTAGTGAGCTTGTGCTTCTGCAGGAAGGCGTCCCTGAGGCCTCCGATGCACAAACCGTTTCGTATCGCCTCTGG GTGAGTGGATGCTTGTCGTACAGTGACAAGATATCGGATGGATTTTATAACATCTTGGGAATGAATCCATATCTGTGGGTGATGTGCAATGAAGATGAGGAAGTAAGCAAGCTGCCTCCTTTAAAGTCGCTCAAAGAAATTGAACCAAGTGAGACATCATTGGAGGTGGTCCTTGTTGATAGACGTGGTGACTCGCGTCTTAAGGAGCTGGAGGATAAAGCACAAGAACTATATTGTGCTTCAGAGAATACATTGGTGTTGGTGGAGCAACTGGGCAAACTTGTCGCTATTTACATGGG GGGAACTTTCTCGGGGGAGCAAGGGGATCTCCACAAGCGCTGGAAAGTGGTTAGCAGGAGATTGAGGGACTTCCACAATTGTATTGTGCTCCCCATTGGTAGCCTATCCATGGGACTCTGTAGACATCGCGCGATTCTattcaag AAATTGGCAGACTATATAGGTTTACCATGCCGGATAGCTCGAGGTTGCAAGTACTGTGTAGCGGATCACCAGTCTTCTTGCCTCGTCAAAATCCAGGATGACAGGCTGTTTTCAAG GGAATATGTAGTTGATCTAGTTGGGCAGCCAGGAAATGTCCATGGTCCAGATTCCACAATTAATGGAGGATTTCTTTCTTCAATGCCCTCACCATTTCAAATTCCACATCTAAATGAATCCCAACAACCTTACATGGATGATGCAACTTATGAGATTCTAGACTCGAAGCATTCATGTACTTTTCCTGAAAATCCTCCATGTTcag GCaacaaggaagaagagaaaCTGATAGAGGATGATGGTTGGTTTCAAAATCTGAAAGTCTCCACTTATGTGTCAGTGGATCAAGTGTACCCTGGGAATGAATCATCCCTGATGCCTTTGGATTTGAAAAGGAATGCTGAAGCCCCTGCAACTGCTGGACGATCTATACATGAATGTTCTACACTTAAAGCAGAACCAATTATTATGCAACAAACTTACAAGAAAGAGATGGTTGTGTTTGGAAATTCAGTTATAAACAGTGTTGTCAAGCAAACTAAAGTAAACCTATCTAGTCAGTCTGGTATGGAGGAAGTTGAGAGTAGAGTAGACAATCAAGGTATACCTTCTTCTGTGACCATCCCAAGATATTTGAATCTTGAACCTTCACTTGCCATGGATTGGCTTGAGATCTCATGGGAAGAATTACATATCAAGGAGCGTGTTGGTGCTG GCTCATTTGGTACGGTGCATCGCGCTGAATGGCATGGATCG GATGTTGCTGTCAAGGTTCTAACTGTTCAAGATTTTCATGATGATCAGTTGAGGGAGTTCTTAAGAGAG TTCTTATTAGGTGGCAATAATGAAACGAGTTCGCCATCCGAATGTGGTTCTCTTCATGGGTGCTGTCACAAAGCGTCTTCAACTATCAATCGTGACAGAATATCTGCCAAG GGGCAGTCTATACCGCCTCATACACAGGCCAGCTGCAGGTGA